The Candidatus Baltobacteraceae bacterium genome includes the window CCACCGGCACGCCGAGTACGGCGGCGTGACCGTCGCGCACGACCCGCATCGCATTACGAACGTCGTTCGCCTTGACGAGCGGACGAGCGCCGTCGTGAACGAGCACGCCCGCAACGCGCTCCGGCAACGCGTCCAGACCCTTGGCCACCGAGTCTTGGCGCCGTTCGCCGCCGCCGACAACCGTAACCGGCTTGCTCGAAAGTTGGGCGGCCATCGCCCGCACCGTATCGATCCATTCGTCCTCGGTCACGACGACGAGATCGACGATCTCCGGCATCTGCGCGAACGTGCGCATCGACCACGAAAGCATCGGTGCCCCCGCCAGCTCCACGAGCTGCTTCGGGCGCCCGAATCGAGTCCCGCGGCCCGCCGCTACGATAATCGCTCCCCACAACATGTTAGTGTAGTTCCCTTTTTGGCCGGGCGAAAATCATTCGGCCGGCGACCGTCTGCAAAACGCTCGTCACGACCACGTCGACGGCCTCGCCGATCAGGCGACGACCGTTCTCCACCACGATCATCGTGCCGTCGTCGAGATAGCCCACGCCTTGATGGGCTTCTTTGCCGTCGCGAATAATCTGGACGTGCATCTCTTCGCCCGGCAGCACGACCGGTTTAACGGCGTTTGCGAGCTCGTTGATGTTGAGTACCGCGACGCCCTCGACGTGCGCGACGCGATTGAGATTGTAGTCGTTGGTGAGCAATTTGCCGCCGAGTTCCTGGGCTAGCCGCACGAGTTTCGCGTCGACCGCGCCTTTGAGATCGTCGTAGTCGCGCTCGCTGATCTCGAAGATCCCCAGCTCTTGCATCTTGTTGAGCACCTCGAGGCCGCGGCGGCCTCGCGTGCGCTTCATCGAGTCGGTGGAGTCGGCGATCTGCTGGAGTTCGCGTAGAACGAAACGCGGCAGGATCAGCGGGCCATCGAGAAAGCCGCTCTCGATGATCTCCACGATCCGGCCGTCGACGATCACCGACGTGTCGACGATCTTGGGCGTCACGTTGCCGCCCATCGGCGCCGCCAGCGGCACGATGCGCATCTTCGCACCGACGCGCGCGCCGAGAAAAGCGGCGAAGATGCTCACCACGATATAGAGTAAGATCGCGATGTAGCTCCCGGCTTTACCCGTGACCGAGATGAATTCGAAGAGAATGCTGCGGATCAAGAACGCGATGATCAGGCCGGCGATCAGGCCGATCGCGCCGCCGGCGAGTTCCGATGGAGCGAGGCGTTCGATCGAATTTTCGACGAGGTTGAGTTCGTCCTCAAAGAACGACTGCGCTATCGGAGCGAGCGCGACCCCGATCACCGCGCCGACGACCGGTGCGAGGATCGTCAAGACGATCTGCATCGGTTCGTTTGCGAAGTGCAGCGAAAAAATGTGAATGTAGGCTTCGCGCCCGAGCAAGAATCCAGTCACGCCGAAGATGACGGCAAAGAGCACTCGCAGCGCGGCTCCCGCGAGACTCGATCCTACGCGAATGTTACGAACGCCCCGCATACGTCGTTAGCGACGAAGCGGCCTCGTTTGGTGAGCCGAACGCGCTCCGCGTCGACCAGCAGCAATCCGTCGCCGGCGAAACGGCGCACGACCGGCGCATAAAAATCCAGAAAATCAAGACCGTATCGCTCTTTGAACCCCGCGAGCGAGACCCCTTGCGCCGTCCGCAAAGCGAGCATCACCGCTTCGCCGGCCCGTCGCGCGCCTTGGAGCTTTTCGCTCTCCGACGGAATGGGGGTGGCTTCATCGATCGCCTGGAGGTAGGCTTGCAGATCGCGGGTATGCACGCTGCGCTCGCCGTCGATATACGAAGCCGCGCCTACGCCGAGGCCCACGTACTCACCGTTTTCCCAGTAATTCTCGTTGTGAACGCAGCGGTGACCCGGCCGGGCGAAGTTGCTTATCTCGTAGTGCTCGTAGCCGGCCCGCTCGAGCGTTTCGATGGCGATCTCGTAGAATTCGGCCTCGGCGCCGTCATCGAAAAACGCCGACGGCTCGCGCTGCTGCCAGCTCGCGTACGGCGTCCCTTCTTCGACCGTGAGACCGTACGTCGAGATATGATCGACGCCGAGAGCGATCGCCGCGTCGAGCGACTCGTGCCAAGATCGCGGCGTCTGACCGGGTACCGCGAAGATCAGATCGAGCGAAACCGAGTTCATCCCGGCCGTCCGGGCCGCGCCGACGACTCCCTCGACTTGGGCGGGCGTGTGGCGCCGTCCGAGCGTCGCGATCTCGGCCTGCGCGAACGACTGCACGCCGATCGAGACGCGATTGATACCGGCGGCACGATATGCGCCCAGATCGCCGTCGCGCACCAGCTCGGGATTCAATTCGGTCGTAATTTCACATTCGCCGTGAGTGGGGAACCTCGTTTGAAGGTGCGTCAAGAGGCGCGCAATTTGCTGCGCTTCGTACGTGTTCGGCGTGCCGCCGCCCAGAAAAATACTGCCCGCCGGGCGCGGACGTTCGCGCTCGATCTCCGCGCTCAGCGCTGCGAGATAGCGCGCCGCGGAACTCGCGCGATGCGGCCATTTCGCGAAGTCGCAATACGGACAGATGTACGGGCAAAACGGGAGATGGACGTAGATGCCGAGCACGGCTTAGTCCTGCGCCGAGAAGATACCGACGGCGCCGGGACCACCGTGCGTTGCGATGACCGGCCCGGCCTCGAGCACTTCGAGCAGCTTCGGTTGCGCGCCGCCGAATCGTTCGAGCAAACGCTCCCGAACGCGCTCGGCAGCGTCGGGCGCGTTGGTGTGCATCACCAGAAATCGCGAGGTCGCGACGTCGTCGACGTTCTTCATCGTGAGATCGAGCATCGTCTCTTGAGCGCGCGCGAGCGTTCGCACTTGCGCTTCGGCGGCGACCGCCCCGTCTTTGAGGCAGAGCACCGGAACGATCTTCATGAGCGTGCCGATCGCCGCGCGGGCTTTGCCGATGCGCCCGTTGCGCACCAAATGCGAAAGATCCGGCAGGATCGCATAAAGCCGCTGCGCGCGCTTCTCGCGCTCGATCGTCGCGACGATCTCGTCGACGCTCGCTCCGGCGCGAGCCGATTCGAGCGCATGCAGCACGATCATTCCCAAGCCGCCGGCAACGCTCTGCGAATCGACGATCGAGATTTTCGCCGTTGGGAATCGCTGCGCGGCGGCGCGCGCTGCGTTGATCGTGCCGGAGAGTTTGGCGCTGATGGCGATAACGAGGATTTCGTCGCCCGCCTCGACGTGCGGCGCGTATGCGTCCTCGAACATTTTGGCGGTCGGCTGGGAAGTCGTCGGCAACTCGCTCTCGCTTGCGAGTTTTGCATAGAACTCGCCGCGCGAAAGATCGACGTAATCGCGGTAGCTGCGGTCGCCCCACAGCACGAAGAGCGGCACGACGTCGATGCCGAGCGCTCGCGCCCGCTGCGGTTCGATATCCGACGTGCTGTCGGTGACGATGGCGATGGCCACGGCGGTGTTTTTACGCTTCTTTTGCGAGATGCGGTTTGACGAGTTCGGTGATCTTTCCGATCACGTCGTTCTCGACTTCATCTGCGGCGGCCCGCACGGCATGTTTGATCGCGTTGCGGGACGCGCGTCCGTGCGTGACGATGCAGTTGCCGCGCAGTCCGAGCAGCGGCGCGCCGCCATACGTCTCGTAGTTGAACTTCGTGCGCAGGTTACGCAGCGCCGGCGCGATGAGCGCGGCACCGATCTTGGTGAGTAGATTGCCGCCCAGAATCGTCTCTTTGAGCACGCCGCCTAGCGCGGCGATGATGCCCTCACCGGTCTTGAGCACGATGTTCCCGACGAACCCGTCGGCAACGATCACGTCGGCGGCATTGTGAAAGATATCTTTGCCTTCGATGTTGCCGATAAAATTG containing:
- the hemW gene encoding radical SAM family heme chaperone HemW, whose translation is MLGIYVHLPFCPYICPYCDFAKWPHRASSAARYLAALSAEIERERPRPAGSIFLGGGTPNTYEAQQIARLLTHLQTRFPTHGECEITTELNPELVRDGDLGAYRAAGINRVSIGVQSFAQAEIATLGRRHTPAQVEGVVGAARTAGMNSVSLDLIFAVPGQTPRSWHESLDAAIALGVDHISTYGLTVEEGTPYASWQQREPSAFFDDGAEAEFYEIAIETLERAGYEHYEISNFARPGHRCVHNENYWENGEYVGLGVGAASYIDGERSVHTRDLQAYLQAIDEATPIPSESEKLQGARRAGEAVMLALRTAQGVSLAGFKERYGLDFLDFYAPVVRRFAGDGLLLVDAERVRLTKRGRFVANDVCGAFVTFA
- a CDS encoding DegV family protein, encoding MAIAIVTDSTSDIEPQRARALGIDVVPLFVLWGDRSYRDYVDLSRGEFYAKLASESELPTTSQPTAKMFEDAYAPHVEAGDEILVIAISAKLSGTINAARAAAQRFPTAKISIVDSQSVAGGLGMIVLHALESARAGASVDEIVATIEREKRAQRLYAILPDLSHLVRNGRIGKARAAIGTLMKIVPVLCLKDGAVAAEAQVRTLARAQETMLDLTMKNVDDVATSRFLVMHTNAPDAAERVRERLLERFGGAQPKLLEVLEAGPVIATHGGPGAVGIFSAQD
- a CDS encoding PIN domain-containing protein — translated: MRGVRNIRVGSSLAGAALRVLFAVIFGVTGFLLGREAYIHIFSLHFANEPMQIVLTILAPVVGAVIGVALAPIAQSFFEDELNLVENSIERLAPSELAGGAIGLIAGLIIAFLIRSILFEFISVTGKAGSYIAILLYIVVSIFAAFLGARVGAKMRIVPLAAPMGGNVTPKIVDTSVIVDGRIVEIIESGFLDGPLILPRFVLRELQQIADSTDSMKRTRGRRGLEVLNKMQELGIFEISERDYDDLKGAVDAKLVRLAQELGGKLLTNDYNLNRVAHVEGVAVLNINELANAVKPVVLPGEEMHVQIIRDGKEAHQGVGYLDDGTMIVVENGRRLIGEAVDVVVTSVLQTVAGRMIFARPKRELH